Proteins encoded by one window of Rhodohalobacter sp. SW132:
- a CDS encoding 2-hydroxyacid dehydrogenase, producing MKKNVLLLETIAAEADSKLRKQAAVFEAFNETDPLKITGNESVQAIITRGKGRVDRVLIEKYPDLKVVARCGVGLDNIDVDEATTRNIKVVNAPGSNSDTMAEHTLALMLMLVRNTWKTVSEVKQNNWEFRNQYSGDEIHGKTLGILGTGNIGSRVARLAKAFGMNVIFWNEFPAQTRSDSYSLEEVLKRSDIISIHLPLLEETRNLLGEKELGMMKPGSFLINTARGAVIDQDALLKALNQGKIAGFAADVLAVEPPGKNCPLLTHPKTVITPHTGSLTDTTYRNMCLQTVENVLAILSGKEPDSSVVFNRDDLTG from the coding sequence ATGAAAAAAAACGTTCTGCTTCTTGAGACCATCGCCGCTGAAGCTGATTCAAAACTGCGAAAACAAGCCGCCGTTTTTGAGGCATTCAACGAAACTGATCCCCTGAAAATAACAGGAAATGAATCTGTACAGGCTATTATCACCAGAGGGAAAGGGCGGGTGGATCGGGTATTAATCGAAAAATATCCTGACTTAAAAGTAGTTGCCCGCTGCGGGGTTGGATTGGATAATATTGATGTAGATGAAGCTACAACACGAAACATCAAAGTTGTGAATGCACCTGGTTCTAATTCAGATACAATGGCTGAACACACGCTTGCATTGATGCTGATGCTCGTGAGAAATACATGGAAAACAGTTTCGGAGGTAAAGCAGAATAACTGGGAGTTTCGAAATCAGTACAGTGGCGATGAGATACATGGCAAAACCCTTGGAATCTTAGGTACTGGTAATATCGGAAGTCGCGTTGCCCGCCTCGCAAAAGCCTTTGGAATGAACGTGATTTTCTGGAATGAATTTCCCGCGCAAACCAGGTCAGATTCCTATTCGCTTGAAGAAGTTCTGAAACGATCTGATATTATCTCCATTCACCTGCCTCTTCTGGAAGAAACCAGGAACCTGCTGGGTGAAAAAGAGCTTGGGATGATGAAACCGGGCAGCTTTCTGATTAATACGGCCCGTGGTGCTGTTATCGATCAAGATGCACTGTTAAAAGCATTAAACCAGGGTAAAATAGCCGGTTTTGCTGCCGATGTACTGGCTGTTGAACCGCCCGGCAAAAACTGCCCGCTGCTCACTCATCCTAAAACAGTTATCACACCCCACACGGGAAGCTTAACAGACACCACCTATCGGAACATGTGTCTGCAAACAGTAGAAAATGTA
- a CDS encoding VOC family protein: MAKAVKINHVTLIVDNLEKATEFYEKELGLEPLPAFNFDYPAQFFIINDDQQLHLTEWEDTTSFRGHLCLQVDDFNAIFKRMKELQVVDVEPWGKVRRLPDGAMQMFVRDPSGNLVELSSDPEAQIDPEIFEDSLFGEGLYKSNREDNRGLKSDNATLYHKKK, from the coding sequence ATGGCAAAAGCAGTAAAAATTAATCATGTCACGCTTATCGTGGATAACCTGGAAAAGGCAACTGAATTTTATGAAAAGGAATTAGGCCTTGAACCTCTTCCTGCGTTCAATTTTGATTATCCGGCCCAGTTTTTCATTATCAATGATGATCAGCAGCTTCATCTTACCGAGTGGGAGGATACGACGTCCTTTCGGGGCCACCTTTGTCTACAGGTAGATGATTTTAATGCGATATTTAAACGGATGAAGGAGCTCCAGGTTGTTGATGTGGAACCGTGGGGGAAAGTTCGGCGCCTTCCCGATGGTGCGATGCAGATGTTCGTTCGTGATCCATCCGGAAATCTTGTAGAACTTTCATCAGATCCGGAAGCCCAGATTGACCCTGAAATTTTCGAGGATTCACTTTTCGGAGAAGGGCTGTATAAATCAAACAGAGAAGATAATCGGGGATTAAAAAGTGATAACGCCACTCTCTATCACAAAAAAAAGTAA
- a CDS encoding mandelate racemase/muconate lactonizing enzyme family protein, producing the protein MIITNVEAFWLQCPIAESKQHISDYGLLTHFDMTLIVVTTKSGLKGFGEAKAAVGSSGVCASIVSCVENELKPLLVGKDARNITRIWEHLYNGTRDHYALSRGRKFPILGRRGTTISAISGIDTALWDLKGKSLEKPIVEILGGSCRDSMPAYASGGWADADQIGEQLGGYVSRGFQAVKMRVGVMDNTVNNSVKRVEAAREAVGPEVKIMTDAHGTFSVPEAKQFCRRVEDCNLYWFEEPVSPDNPKGTAEVRASTTIPIAAGESEYTSFDIRDLIQLRAIDVVQPDAAIIGGISETMKTAHLASVFQLELAPHCWGSAFSFMAGVHAAFASPSATIIEFSLGGNPMMYELVEESIEVSDGTISAPEKPGLGLTPNWDFIREYSQTV; encoded by the coding sequence ATGATCATAACCAATGTAGAAGCTTTTTGGCTTCAGTGCCCTATTGCAGAATCCAAACAGCATATTTCAGATTATGGACTGCTGACTCACTTTGATATGACGTTAATCGTAGTTACCACGAAAAGCGGTCTAAAGGGATTTGGAGAAGCTAAAGCTGCAGTGGGCTCTTCAGGAGTTTGTGCATCCATTGTGAGTTGTGTTGAGAATGAACTCAAACCGTTGTTGGTGGGTAAAGATGCCCGGAATATCACTCGTATCTGGGAACATCTCTATAATGGTACAAGAGATCACTATGCGCTTTCGAGAGGCAGAAAATTCCCAATTCTTGGCCGCAGGGGAACCACCATTTCGGCAATCAGCGGAATTGATACCGCACTCTGGGACCTGAAAGGAAAATCACTTGAAAAACCAATCGTTGAAATTCTTGGGGGATCATGCCGGGATTCTATGCCGGCTTATGCCAGCGGCGGCTGGGCTGATGCAGACCAGATCGGAGAACAGCTTGGCGGCTATGTGTCCAGGGGATTTCAAGCTGTAAAGATGCGGGTTGGTGTGATGGATAATACGGTTAATAACAGTGTGAAACGGGTTGAAGCTGCACGGGAAGCAGTGGGGCCTGAAGTCAAGATTATGACGGATGCACACGGGACCTTTAGTGTCCCCGAGGCAAAACAATTTTGCCGCAGGGTGGAAGATTGTAACCTTTATTGGTTCGAAGAGCCGGTCAGCCCCGACAACCCAAAAGGGACAGCCGAAGTGAGAGCTTCAACAACCATTCCTATTGCTGCCGGAGAAAGTGAATATACAAGCTTTGATATTCGGGATCTGATTCAGCTTAGAGCCATTGATGTCGTACAACCCGATGCCGCCATTATTGGAGGAATTTCGGAAACTATGAAAACAGCACATCTTGCCAGTGTTTTTCAGCTTGAACTGGCGCCTCACTGCTGGGGATCCGCATTTTCATTTATGGCCGGTGTTCACGCAGCTTTTGCATCTCCATCAGCCACCATCATCGAATTTTCTCTGGGTGGAAATCCAATGATGTACGAATTGGTAGAGGAATCGATCGAAGTTTCGGACGGGACAATTAGTGCACCTGAAAAACCCGGACTGGGCCTGACACCGAACTGGGATTTCATCCGGGAATACAGTCAGACCGTTTAA